DNA from Castellaniella sp. MT123:
CCCCTGCCATCGTTCGCCGCGCTGCTGGGGTTTCTGATTCCGCTGGTCGCCATCGGCCTGGGGTTCGACGCCATCAATAGCGAATACAGCCGCCGTACGCTCAGCCGCATCCTGTCGCAGCCCATCTACCGCGACGCCCTGCTGCTGGGCAAATTCCTGGCCGGCCTGGCGGCCCTGGCCATCTGCCTGGTGTGCCTGTGGCTGCTGGTGATGGGCGCAGGCCTGATCCTGCTGGGCGTGCCCCCCAGCGGCGAGGAAGTCCTGCGGTCCCTGGCCTTCCTGATCGCAGCGCTGGCCTATGCCGGCGTCTGGCTGGCCGTGGCGCTGCTGTGCTCGATCCTGTTCCGCTCGGCATCCACGTCCGCCCTGGTGGCGCTGGGCCTGTGGCTGTTCTGCGCCCTGTTGTGGCCGATGCTGGCTCCGGCCCTGGCCCAGGCCATCGCCCCGCCTGATCTGCTGACGCTGATGAGCGGCGGCGTGGACCTGCATACCGTCGCCTGGCAGCGCAGCCTGCTGCTCCTGTCGCCCGCCACCCTGTTCAGCGATACCGCCATCACCCTGCTGAGCCCCGCCACCCGCACCCTGGGGCCGGTCTTCCTGTCGCAGCTGCAGGGAGCCCTATTGGGCAGCCCCCTGCCCCTGTCGGAAAGCCTGGCAATCGTGTGGCCGCAGTTCACCGGACTGATTGCCGCCGTGGTGGTGCTGTTCACGGCCGGGTATGTGGCGTTTCAGAGGCAGGAGGTGCGGGCGTGAACATGCGCGGATGCAGGCCACCTCAGCGAGGACAGGCACCTCATTCATCTCCCAACGCCAGATACACCGCCCGCACGACCTCTTCCCCGTACTTCCGCTCCAGCCGCCGCACGACGAAATGACCGCGCGCCATGTCCTGAAAATGGTCGATGAACAGCGTGTTGATCAGCGCGCCGCCAGCGGCGCCCAGTGCCGGGACCGCCTGGGCAGCGACCTTTTCGGTGACCTGGATGCCGAAACGATCGGCAACCACGGTGATCAGGCGAACCATCGCGGGGGCGGCCGCCTGATCCGCCACGACCTGGGCACCCAGATAATCGGCCGCCTGACTGACGGCCCTGGCCAGCGCCACGCGCACGGCGTAATAACCGCTTTCGGTGGCATCATCGGCGCCGGCCTTGCCCCCCAGCGCAAAGACCATCAGGCATGCCTTGCGCGTGTCGTCATCCCGTAGAGATTCACCTTCGCTGC
Protein-coding regions in this window:
- a CDS encoding ABC transporter permease, with protein sequence MSTPRLGSPWHGLGAVLSKELADHLGSARMRLLEWLIVLTAAAALYSAIEGIRQTTSSDPFVFLRLFTDTRAPLPSFAALLGFLIPLVAIGLGFDAINSEYSRRTLSRILSQPIYRDALLLGKFLAGLAALAICLVCLWLLVMGAGLILLGVPPSGEEVLRSLAFLIAALAYAGVWLAVALLCSILFRSASTSALVALGLWLFCALLWPMLAPALAQAIAPPDLLTLMSGGVDLHTVAWQRSLLLLSPATLFSDTAITLLSPATRTLGPVFLSQLQGALLGSPLPLSESLAIVWPQFTGLIAAVVVLFTAGYVAFQRQEVRA
- a CDS encoding EcsC family protein, which encodes MDQQEWNDPMDMPMNADDLRDLRTARQLLENPGLVARMTNLVGAPIEKGLDMLPSGWHGRIMDITRMALSKAADVAISTLDDAPGRGGAERWHQWGAALSGGVGGFFGVAGLAVELPISTTLMMRSIAAIARSEGESLRDDDTRKACLMVFALGGKAGADDATESGYYAVRVALARAVSQAADYLGAQVVADQAAAPAMVRLITVVADRFGIQVTEKVAAQAVPALGAAGGALINTLFIDHFQDMARGHFVVRRLERKYGEEVVRAVYLALGDE